A window of Deltaproteobacteria bacterium genomic DNA:
TGCCATTTCCTTTTTTCGCAAAGCCTTATGGCGCGGGAGAGATTGTCCAGCGAAAAAAAGCCTTATGGCGCGGGAGAGATTGTCCAGCGAAAATTCGATGTCCCCCTGGCTCACCATCTCTTTCAACGGACTGATGAGCCTTGAAGGCTTGAATTCCTCCTCCTTCCCGAAGAGAAGGGCGGCCATTCGAAGCGTCTTCAACCGTCCCTCGAGCAGGGGGTCTTTCTGGGCCCCGGCAAACTTCTCCAGCGCGTCCAGCCCTGTTTTGGCCTCCGACGCCTTCCCCTCTTCCAGCGCGATCTCCACCCGCGAGACCAGAAGGTCGCCCGTTTCCGCCTCGGTGTAGTGCCCCTTCAAAATCTCTTGGGCTGAATCCAGATGTTTTTTGGCCTCGTTGAAATTTTTTTTCTTCTTTTCGAGGTCGGCCGAGAGAAGGCAGGTATAGAGATTTAACTGCGGATTGCCGAACTCGGACAGGTAGGCGCGCGATTGGTCCAACAGCTCGCGCGATTTTTCCAGATGCCCCATGAAGCGGAGAATGCCGGAGAGGTTAAGGGCGGTCCGGATCGCCTCCAGCCGGTTTCCCGCCAGTTCGTTGATCCTTCGCGCCTTTTGGTAGGCCTCGATCGCCTCTCCCCACTGATGGCGGGCCAGTTCGGCATTGGCCAGATTCATGAGCGCCATCGCCTCCAGATGGACAAAGCCCCCGTTCCCGGCTACATTAACGGCCTTTTCGTAGTGCGACACCGCCGGGCCGATCTGCCGGTTGAAGAGGAGAAAGTTTCCGAGATAGATCTGATAATTGGCCAGCTTTTCCTCATCCTTCCGTTCACGGGCCTGGACGATGGATTTTTCCAGAAGTTTTTCGCCCGCCTCCCTTTCCCCCAGATGATAGAGGGCGGTGGCCCACGGGGGGATGAACCTTTCGTCGATGGAATTTTTCCTCCCTTTGAGAAGCTCGGCGGTTTCCTGATAGCGCCCCTCGAGATTGGAGAGCTGGACTTCAAAGTAGAGGCGGTCGTTGCCGGAGAGTTCCCCCAAAAGGGGGCGGATTTTGTCCGTGTCGGCCCTTTTCATATAAATCTTCAGAAGGGTGGCCAGCTCGGCGGGGGTCCTGTTTTTTTTCTTTTCCAGCTGTTGCAGGGTGTCGTTTAGGAGGGAATAGCCCTTGAGGACGCGAATTTTTTCCTGACCGGCAAGAGTTTCGGGTTCCGGTTCCGTCTCGAAGGGGGTCTTGCAGATCCGGTTGAGTTCGCGGATGAACTCGTTGGCCTCCAAAAACCGCTCGGCCGGCTCCCGGTTCAAAAGCCTTAAAACCAGAAGGCCGAATTCCTCCGTAAGCCCCTGGGACGCTCCCCCCGGCGCCGTGCCTGCACGATGGGCGGCCGGATTGGGGATTTCGCCGAACAGATGCGCCTGAATCAACTGCGGGTAGTCATCCCCCTTCACCGGGACCTCTCCCGTCATGAGAAAATAAAGGACGACCCCAAGCGCATAGAGGTCGCTTTGAATCGTGGGGGGATTTCCGTAAAAAAGTTCCGGGGCCATGAACGACGGCGTGCCCCGAATCG
This region includes:
- a CDS encoding tetratricopeptide repeat protein — encoded protein: MPVLPEIVTRDYTDRKELAKTQFALLFRGTHRTDGKEHLLKIPLTPEAGENLKKACEFLKGHPHPSFPAVFGWHDATQNQYGVFIREFVGGESLAGYGGRLAEDQIRSIAVQIARGLAHIHFRGMIFGDVSTNNFIFDRGKVAFIDFEFLGRRHEGGTPIRGTPSFMAPELFYGNPPTIQSDLYALGVVLYFLMTGEVPVKGDDYPQLIQAHLFGEIPNPAAHRAGTAPGGASQGLTEEFGLLVLRLLNREPAERFLEANEFIRELNRICKTPFETEPEPETLAGQEKIRVLKGYSLLNDTLQQLEKKKNRTPAELATLLKIYMKRADTDKIRPLLGELSGNDRLYFEVQLSNLEGRYQETAELLKGRKNSIDERFIPPWATALYHLGEREAGEKLLEKSIVQARERKDEEKLANYQIYLGNFLLFNRQIGPAVSHYEKAVNVAGNGGFVHLEAMALMNLANAELARHQWGEAIEAYQKARRINELAGNRLEAIRTALNLSGILRFMGHLEKSRELLDQSRAYLSEFGNPQLNLYTCLLSADLEKKKKNFNEAKKHLDSAQEILKGHYTEAETGDLLVSRVEIALEEGKASEAKTGLDALEKFAGAQKDPLLEGRLKTLRMAALLFGKEEEFKPSRLISPLKEMVSQGDIEFSLDNLSRAIRLFFAGQSLPRHKALRKKEMADRV